A genomic region of Podarcis raffonei isolate rPodRaf1 chromosome 13, rPodRaf1.pri, whole genome shotgun sequence contains the following coding sequences:
- the RAMP2 gene encoding receptor activity-modifying protein 2, translating to MDGRCLPLLLLLVVFTVAIRLDAYNGTTEAPGNASISLEGRPNATFLGPEMKLSLDDVYSILVADCWRDFEKQMANITEEHWCEWMVIRRPYNELRGCLERWAERLKYGYPNTLAHNYITYGHRMYFLNCSVRNALQDPPDDILLPLIITPICLIPFLVTLVVLKSKDGEMKF from the exons ATGGATGGCCGGTGTCTgcccttgctgctgcttctggtggTCTTTACAG TGGCCATCAGGCTCGATGCTTATAATGGGACCACAGAAGCTCCTGGCAACGCCAGCATCTCTCTCGAAGGAAGACCAAACGCTACATTTCTGGGCCCCGAAATGAAGCTGAGCTTGGACGATG TTTACAGTATCCTCGTGGCAGATTGCTGGAGAGACTTTGAGAAGCAGATGGCCAACATCACAGAGGAGCACTGGTGTGAGTGGATGGTCATTAGAAG GCCATACAATGAATTGCGGGGGTGCCTGGAAAGATGGGCAGAACGCCTGAAGTACGGTTACCCCAACACCTTGGCTCACAACTACATCACGTATGGCCACAGGATGTACTTCCTCAACTGCAGCGTGCGCAACGCCCTGCAGGACCCCCCGGatgacattttgctgcctctgaTCATCACCCCGATCTGCCTCATCCCTTTCTTGGTAACCCTGGTTGTTCTGAAGAGCAAGGATGGCGAAATGAAATTCTGA